One window of Candidatus Limnocylindria bacterium genomic DNA carries:
- a CDS encoding GTP-binding protein: MAKKKFERTKPHVNVGTIGHIDHGKTTLTAAITKTLSLKGQADFRAF; the protein is encoded by the coding sequence ATGGCGAAAAAGAAATTCGAGCGCACCAAGCCGCACGTGAACGTCGGCACCATCGGTCATATCGACCACGGCAAGACCACGCTCACCGCGGCCATCACCAAGACGCTGAGTCTCAAGGGCCAGGCCGACTTCCGCGCCTTCG